A region of Lycium barbarum isolate Lr01 chromosome 3, ASM1917538v2, whole genome shotgun sequence DNA encodes the following proteins:
- the LOC132632389 gene encoding uncharacterized protein LOC132632389 isoform X5, whose translation MPQICFVYLLLCILSTYFVLTPFLRGGCVSCPQVQTHSLVIHQFRTPSSAVWSAPLISEPTFWWLMDLHLSKIEQKKMERLKPPGDMSLPESLLREDDLHYANIQTSVAKAFEMHKGERTYHGAPTTLLSNSAENLRGTSSMLDKMNNKGLCYIAETVTDSSITFEKTNWQMRRIIKQFLPKILHKHDGSSQTRIKQISQLLKDPQNFRANLGASCFTSESFRSAAIYVLDRLKKLCPQTLAKMHRNLWDVTDYIPKTQSEIKDRKRLVKKIREISLKMLSDYEEGDEPPEPLAKALSVAALMLKPELDYCPSQMFFQKLSTDVEALQNDIAKAIRILSDKNKVSFAELRKLPLVLDSYDQASVRLRVGVKKLLAEYLLECSDLQSIPENLLESLAIINKTSRHASRKTYSNKEVEEVECVLTISAQIKQVFWDLLTQCDVSEDFANAYMENVEESYEGGDEDEHLSDLPQNCRSDPNVSYSQAESVGNINQSNSHSPITAVRDDGLSSLLSPKLKSSVKLESMYMDDTDSVHSHWFSNSSSFLESKASEDAKSMSGIDYHLRSIGQQEGRDSCPSMSTRDQNRFSTHFSPNKGLGRNDMEEKGTAGDLGCRPSKFISAKCSEEKDVSLHRQNSSKNQYLLVQEGSDETSMVAYSLVGCMLNKFAELDGLQLKEDDVSYLQGNISDPKNEGEALVMRPLTPL comes from the exons atgcctcagatttgttttgtgtatcttctgctttgcatactcagtacatatttcgtactgacccccttccttcgtgggggctgcgtttcatgcccgcaggtacagacgcacagtttggtgatccaccagtttaggacaccctcttctgctgtttggagtgctcctcttatttcggagcctacattttg GTGGTTAATGGATTTGCATTTAtccaaaatagagcaaaagaaGATGGAAAGACTCAAACCTCCCGGTGATAT GAGTTTACCTGAATCACTGCTTAGAGAAGATGAT TTACAttatgcgaacattcaaacttcTGTTGCAAAGGCATTTGAAATGCATAAGGGTGAAAGGACATATCATGGTGCGCCAACCACGTTGCTCTCCAATTCAGCTGAGAATTTGAGAGGCACTTCTTCCATGCTTGATAAGATGAACAACAAGGGGCTATGCTATATTGCAGAGACTGTAACTGACAGCTCAATTACTTTTGAGAAAACCAATTGGCAAATGAGAAGGATAATCAAGCAATTTCTTCCCAAAATTCTCCATAAGCATGATGGTTCCAGTCAAACTCGAATTAAGCAAATTTCTCAACTCCTCAAAGATCCTCAAAACTTTCGTGCTAATCTCGGGGCTTCTTGTTTTACCTCAGAATCCTTTCGCAGTGCTGCTATTTATGTTCTGGATAGACTCAAAAAGCTGTGTCCTCAAACTTTGGCTAAAATGCATAGGAATCTGTGGGATGTCACAGATTACATCCCTAAGACGCAATCTGAAATAAAAGATAGGAAACGTTTAGTTAAAAAAATCAGGGAAATATCATTGAAAATGTTATCAGACTATGAAGAAGGGGATGAGCCACCAGAACCCCTGGCGAAGGCTTTGTCTGTAGCAGCCTTAATGCTAAAACCAGAACTTGATTATTGTCCCTCTCAAATGtttttccaaaaactttctaCAGATGTAGAAGCATTGCAGAATGATATAGCAAAAGCAATCAGGATTCTAAGTGATAAAAATAAAGTAAGTTTCGCGGAGCTGAGAAAGTTGCCTCTTGTGCTGGATTCTTATGATCAAGCTAGTGTTCGTTTGCGTGTGGGAGTGAAGAAACTGTTGGCGGAATATCTTCTTGAGTGCAGCGACTTGCAGTCTATCCCTGAAAATTTACTAGAAAGTCTAGCTATTATTAACAAAACATCTAGGCATGCATCTCGGAAAACCTACTCAAACAAGGAGGTAGAAGAAGTAGAATGTGTGCTGactattagtgctcagataaaacaAGTTTTTTGGGATTTACTCACTCAATGTGATGTCAGTGAAGATTTTGCAAATGCATACATGGAGAATGTAGAGGAAAGTTATGAAGGTGGTGATGAAGATGAGCATCTTTCTGATCTTCCTCAAAATTGCAGGTCTGATCCTAATGTCTCATACAGCCAAGCAGAAAGTGTCGGCAATATAAACCAAAGCAATTCCCACTCACCAATCACTGCTGTTCGAGATGATGGTTTATCCTCTCTGCTTTCACCGAAACTCAAGTCGAGCGTCAAACTTGAGTCAATGTATATGGATGATACAGATTCAGTTCATTCCCATTGGTTTAGCAATTCCTCATCATTCTTAGAATCAAAAGCTTCTGAAGACGCAAAGAGTATGAGTGGTATAGATTACCACTTAAGAAGCATAGGCCAACAGGAAGGAAGGGATTCATGCCCATCTATGTCAACTAGAGATCAGAATAGATTTTCTACACATTTCTCGCCTAATAAAGGATTAGGCAGGAATGATATGGAGGAAAAAGGAACTGCAGGGGACTTGGGATGCAGACCATCAAAATTTATATCGGCCAAGTGTTCAGAAGAAAAAGATGTATCGCTTCACAGACAAAACTCGAGTAAAAATCAGTATCTTCTTGTCCAGGAAGGTTCTGATGAGACAAGTATGGTTGCTTATAGTCTTGTTGGCTGTATGTTAAATAAGTTTGCTGAGTTGGATGGGTTACAGTTAAAGGAGGATGATGTATCATATCTCCAAGGCAATATTTCAGATCCCAAAAATGAAG GCGAAGCTCTTGTGATGAGACCACTAACTCCACTGTGA